The following coding sequences are from one Verrucomicrobiia bacterium window:
- a CDS encoding efflux RND transporter periplasmic adaptor subunit: protein MKIESIRLRGLARANLKWLALAAVVGFGAYRLKFAPVPVVAHQITTGPLVAEVMGTGALGARVKTTISSHIQEPLAEVLVDQNDCVAAGQLLARLDDSELKRQVEVAEAGLAAARATLERVKADEARAVASEKLARLNYERESELLPTKSTSQQDFDTAEATLQNAEADVKRAQAATTEAERQATSADKTRSYQMALLAFTPILSPYNGLIVRRELDPGSIALPGSSILQLISTNEIWVSAWVDETAMAALAPGQPARIVFRSEPEKSFPGKVARLGREVDTETREFDVDVDVTVLPRNWALGQRAEVYIQTGRAASVLALPAKFLLWREGRPGVFVNDHGRARWRDVQLGLRGLEAVEVVAGLSAGEQVVATVMGENSLALDGRGVRVLPGVQPANKDASP from the coding sequence ATGAAGATAGAATCCATACGCCTGAGGGGCTTGGCCCGCGCCAACCTGAAGTGGCTGGCGCTGGCGGCCGTCGTTGGCTTTGGCGCTTACCGCCTGAAGTTCGCCCCCGTTCCAGTAGTGGCGCATCAGATCACGACCGGCCCTCTGGTCGCCGAGGTGATGGGCACGGGCGCGCTGGGGGCGCGGGTCAAGACCACCATCAGTTCGCACATCCAGGAACCACTGGCCGAGGTGCTGGTGGACCAAAACGACTGCGTCGCGGCTGGCCAACTGCTGGCGCGGTTGGACGACAGCGAACTCAAACGACAAGTCGAGGTAGCCGAAGCGGGACTGGCGGCGGCGCGCGCCACCCTGGAACGGGTCAAGGCGGATGAGGCCCGGGCCGTCGCGTCGGAAAAACTGGCGCGGCTCAATTACGAGCGTGAATCCGAATTGCTGCCCACCAAGAGCACCTCGCAGCAGGATTTTGACACGGCAGAAGCAACGCTGCAAAACGCAGAGGCCGATGTGAAGCGCGCGCAAGCGGCCACCACCGAGGCCGAGCGCCAGGCGACCTCTGCGGACAAGACTCGGTCCTATCAAATGGCGTTGCTGGCGTTCACGCCGATTCTCAGCCCCTACAACGGATTAATTGTCCGGCGCGAGCTCGACCCCGGCAGCATCGCGCTGCCGGGCAGTTCCATCCTGCAATTGATTTCCACCAACGAGATTTGGGTCTCGGCCTGGGTGGACGAGACGGCCATGGCGGCCCTGGCGCCCGGCCAGCCGGCGCGCATCGTCTTCCGGTCCGAGCCGGAAAAGAGTTTCCCCGGCAAGGTCGCCCGGCTGGGGCGCGAGGTGGACACCGAGACGCGCGAATTTGACGTGGACGTGGACGTGACGGTATTGCCGCGCAACTGGGCCTTGGGGCAGCGCGCGGAGGTTTACATCCAAACCGGTCGGGCCGCGAGCGTCCTCGCGTTGCCCGCGAAATTCCTGTTGTGGCGCGAAGGCCGGCCCGGTGTGTTTGTAAACGACCATGGCCGGGCGCGCTGGAGGGACGTGCAACTCGGCTTGCGCGGACTCGAAGCCGTGGAAGTGGTTGCCGGACTCTCGGCCGGTGAACAGGTCGTCGCAACAGTCATGGGGGAAAACTCGTTGGCACTCGACGGACGAGGCGTGCGCGTCCTGCCCGGCGTCCAGCCGGCGAACAAAGATGCGTCGCCATGA